Proteins from one Hydrogenivirga caldilitoris genomic window:
- a CDS encoding 5-formyltetrahydrofolate cyclo-ligase, with amino-acid sequence MEEELVETKRDIRRELLSKRVTLPSELKSSYDERIRAGLRTLPEFRHANRVLLYCPIKGEPDLTPLFDQLFSQGKKLVLPKVEEDELLLLEVNNLTCLSTGAFNILEPEDGISVTPEELDLVVVPGIAFDVNGYRIGFGKGYYDRLLERVSAPKVGVAYSFQVLDRVPRDTWDKPVDIVVTEKEVIRRC; translated from the coding sequence GTGGAAGAAGAATTGGTAGAGACAAAGAGAGATATAAGAAGGGAACTCTTAAGTAAAAGGGTTACTCTGCCTTCAGAGCTGAAGTCCTCCTACGATGAGCGTATAAGGGCAGGGCTAAGGACACTGCCCGAGTTTAGGCATGCGAACAGGGTTCTTCTGTACTGCCCCATTAAAGGGGAGCCTGACCTTACACCTCTCTTTGACCAGCTTTTCTCACAGGGAAAAAAGCTTGTACTTCCGAAGGTAGAAGAGGACGAGCTCCTCCTGCTGGAGGTAAACAACCTTACCTGTCTTTCCACGGGAGCCTTTAACATACTGGAGCCTGAAGATGGTATCAGTGTTACCCCCGAAGAGTTAGATCTGGTGGTGGTGCCAGGAATAGCCTTTGACGTGAATGGGTACAGGATAGGTTTTGGTAAAGGCTACTACGACAGGCTCCTGGAAAGAGTGAGCGCTCCTAAGGTTGGGGTTGCTTATTCCTTTCAGGTGCTTGATAGAGTTCCCAGGGACACTTGGGACAAACCTGTTGACATAGTTGTTACAGAAAAGGAAGTGATAAGGAGGTGTTGA
- the pheT gene encoding phenylalanine--tRNA ligase subunit beta, translating to MRIPFSWLSEFVELEGLAPEEVAQELSLKSVETTVEKFGLELDGVVFGKILETKPHPKNKKLCIVRVEVAEGMSITVVTGDLTLSEGKVVVVALPNSKVGDRCITKREFEGIPSEGMLLSAQELGLEEHSEGVLSFDEYIRPGTDAGELLGFGEKILELDITPNRGDVLSVRGLARDLSALLGLTKKATETKTFQEFGDLKISIEDRDCKRYRGVVIKGVSVKPSPISIRKRLWQSGLRCINNIVDVTNYVLLQEGQPLHAFDLDKLEGGIVVRSARKGETITTLDGEKRELEECVLVIADSSRPVAVAGVMGGLDTGVVESTKNVLLEAAYFEPSRIRRSSKKLGIQTDSSYRFERNVDIERVDKAQDIAVDYILKTAGGEVSAVKDLYVERYEPKKVFLSMGKFMRYAGESYKNEEASSILSALEIPHEIKRCGIEVLIPSHRSFDLDRDVDIIEELMRVKGYDYYASDTLKLPLTGKLWRDEYLEIKKYLIDKGLSEVINISYEEEDLYNLLGLDKPAVDILNPLVPTQRFMRSSLIPSLLRVAKFNDSHYNYDLAIFELGKVFFREGEEDRLGILVKGSVNDYPGESWDPLRLLGVVQGIFESKGLPFELEPSGFEFLHPHVQSELVFDGKRVGFVGKLHPELTQKLELRGEPVLCELKLEPFTRSVLPQYSPLSKFPPVIRDLAFVMDKNLSVSKLLNEIKSQLRDLVEDVMVFDLYADAKVGEGKKSVGVRITFRSLKGSLSSEEVSELIDQLVRRLREELQVEIR from the coding sequence ATGCGAATTCCCTTTAGCTGGCTTTCTGAGTTTGTTGAGCTTGAAGGTCTTGCTCCTGAAGAGGTAGCTCAGGAACTCTCCCTAAAAAGTGTGGAAACCACAGTTGAAAAATTTGGGCTTGAACTTGATGGCGTTGTCTTTGGAAAGATACTTGAAACTAAACCCCACCCCAAGAATAAAAAGCTGTGCATCGTAAGGGTGGAAGTTGCAGAGGGTATGAGTATAACAGTTGTTACCGGAGACCTAACCCTCTCCGAAGGCAAGGTTGTTGTGGTTGCCCTGCCTAACTCCAAAGTGGGCGACAGATGTATAACCAAGAGAGAGTTTGAGGGTATTCCATCTGAGGGTATGTTGCTGTCCGCCCAGGAGCTTGGACTTGAGGAGCACAGCGAAGGTGTTCTTAGCTTTGACGAGTATATAAGACCGGGAACGGATGCTGGAGAGTTACTGGGTTTCGGTGAGAAGATTTTGGAGCTTGACATAACCCCTAACAGGGGAGACGTGCTAAGCGTAAGGGGGCTCGCAAGAGACCTGAGTGCCCTACTTGGTCTCACCAAGAAGGCAACCGAAACCAAAACCTTTCAAGAGTTTGGAGACCTGAAAATATCTATAGAGGATAGGGACTGTAAACGTTATCGGGGTGTAGTTATTAAAGGTGTCAGCGTTAAGCCCTCCCCTATCAGCATAAGAAAGAGACTGTGGCAATCAGGACTCAGGTGTATAAACAACATCGTGGATGTTACCAATTACGTTCTCCTCCAGGAGGGACAACCCTTACACGCTTTTGACCTTGACAAGCTAGAAGGAGGCATAGTGGTAAGGAGTGCAAGGAAGGGGGAGACAATAACAACCTTGGATGGGGAAAAAAGGGAGCTTGAGGAGTGTGTCCTTGTCATAGCAGACAGCTCAAGACCTGTTGCTGTTGCGGGTGTTATGGGAGGGCTTGATACAGGCGTAGTGGAAAGCACGAAGAACGTTCTCCTGGAGGCAGCCTATTTTGAGCCTTCCCGTATAAGGAGGTCCTCCAAAAAGCTGGGCATCCAAACGGATAGCAGCTACAGATTTGAAAGGAATGTAGATATTGAAAGGGTAGATAAAGCCCAGGATATAGCCGTTGACTATATCTTGAAAACCGCAGGGGGTGAGGTCTCGGCAGTAAAAGACCTGTATGTGGAGAGGTACGAGCCCAAGAAGGTATTTCTGTCTATGGGAAAGTTCATGAGGTACGCGGGGGAGAGCTACAAGAATGAAGAAGCCTCTTCAATACTTTCAGCTCTTGAGATACCTCACGAGATAAAAAGATGCGGTATTGAGGTTTTAATCCCTTCCCATAGGAGCTTTGACCTGGACCGTGACGTTGACATAATTGAAGAGCTTATGAGAGTGAAAGGCTACGATTACTATGCCTCGGATACATTAAAGTTACCCTTAACAGGAAAGCTCTGGAGGGATGAGTACCTGGAGATTAAAAAGTACTTAATAGATAAAGGTTTGAGTGAAGTAATAAACATCTCCTATGAGGAGGAAGACCTTTATAACCTCCTGGGCTTGGATAAACCTGCGGTTGACATACTTAATCCTCTCGTTCCCACCCAGAGGTTTATGAGAAGCTCTCTTATCCCTTCCCTTCTGCGGGTGGCGAAATTTAACGACAGCCACTATAACTATGACCTGGCTATATTTGAGCTGGGGAAGGTATTCTTTAGGGAAGGTGAAGAGGATAGACTCGGTATCCTTGTGAAGGGTTCTGTAAATGATTACCCTGGGGAGTCGTGGGACCCTCTTCGTCTCCTTGGGGTTGTACAAGGTATCTTTGAGAGTAAGGGGTTACCTTTTGAGTTGGAGCCTTCAGGGTTTGAATTTTTGCATCCCCACGTTCAGTCTGAGCTTGTGTTTGATGGTAAAAGGGTGGGTTTTGTAGGTAAGCTCCACCCTGAGTTGACCCAGAAGCTTGAGCTCAGAGGAGAGCCGGTATTGTGCGAGCTAAAACTTGAGCCCTTTACAAGGTCTGTTCTACCTCAGTACAGCCCTCTATCCAAGTTTCCTCCGGTTATAAGGGATTTAGCTTTTGTTATGGACAAAAACCTCTCGGTGAGTAAATTATTAAATGAGATTAAATCTCAGCTTAGAGATTTGGTGGAAGATGTTATGGTGTTTGACCTTTATGCGGATGCCAAGGTAGGGGAAGGCAAGAAGAGTGTAGGTGTTAGGATTACCTTCAGGAGCCTGAAGGGAAGTCTTTCAAGCGAGGAGGTAAGCGAGTTAATTGATCAGCTGGTTAGGAGGTTGAGAGAAGAGCTGCAGGTTGAAATAAGATAA
- a CDS encoding carboxypeptidase regulatory-like domain-containing protein: MKEVKAALVATLLSLSATAMSVEEKGHYKFRYVKHFQSSVTLAKATSSGIVEGKVVYVGKRKLENRKKLITKDKEVCGTGYKIDEVYVVSDEGGVKNAVVFIEGAGNPPKETVKLVQEKCEFHPRVIAMGAGSTLEVVNNDTVKHEANGVQDFETIFQLSQHKKGMVDRVELKKPGVVEVTCNIHGWMKAWAVVIDSPYYAVTDEKGSFKISGLPPGNYKLRLWHEGFGEKALNVKVEEGKPTSVVFELR, encoded by the coding sequence ATGAAAGAAGTTAAGGCGGCACTCGTAGCGACTCTTTTATCCTTGTCTGCCACGGCGATGTCCGTAGAAGAGAAAGGGCACTACAAGTTCAGGTACGTAAAGCATTTCCAAAGCTCTGTGACCCTTGCAAAAGCCACAAGTTCGGGAATCGTTGAAGGTAAGGTCGTTTACGTGGGTAAGAGGAAGCTGGAGAACAGGAAAAAACTTATAACAAAGGATAAGGAAGTGTGTGGAACAGGTTACAAGATTGATGAAGTTTACGTTGTATCCGATGAAGGTGGTGTTAAAAACGCCGTCGTATTCATTGAGGGAGCGGGAAATCCCCCCAAAGAAACCGTAAAGCTCGTACAGGAGAAGTGTGAATTCCATCCCAGGGTCATAGCTATGGGTGCAGGGTCCACGCTGGAGGTGGTAAACAACGACACAGTAAAACATGAGGCTAACGGTGTGCAAGACTTTGAAACCATATTTCAGCTATCACAGCATAAGAAGGGTATGGTTGACAGGGTTGAGCTAAAAAAGCCCGGAGTGGTTGAGGTAACCTGCAACATACACGGGTGGATGAAAGCTTGGGCTGTGGTTATAGACAGCCCATACTACGCGGTAACCGATGAGAAGGGGAGCTTCAAGATAAGTGGATTACCTCCGGGAAACTACAAGCTCAGGCTATGGCACGAAGGTTTTGGAGAGAAAGCCCTTAACGTGAAGGTAGAAGAGGGTAAGCCCACAAGCGTAGTCTTTGAGCTCAGGTAG
- the rny gene encoding ribonuclease Y — translation MEPLVLIGIALGILVGSLAVFLLMRGKKETPQGKPISVDVESELKRAEEEALKLIREAQQKAEAALKEADEKAHRIIEQAQREAERLRKELEEKKRELKEFEENLFAKERQLERKWETIERREEEIYRREKEVREFERQVEIRRKEILELEESLAKEQEEIRKLKEQETLELQRIASMTMEEAKEELLRRVEEQSRIEAVKLMKRIEEEAKEKAELEAKRVVTTAVQRISPQIAINYTTTSVELPSNEFKGRIIGREGRNIRTFELLTGVDLIIDDTPDVVTISSFDPLRREIAKEALERLIEDGRIHPARIEEIVDEVKKEMDEKIRKMGEETAFELDLHDINPGLHYYIGKLYFRTSYSQNVLLHSKEVAYLAGLMAEELGLDAKLAKRAGLLHDIGKAVSHELGGSHTDIGVELCKKYGEPDAVINAIKAHHEEEPVRYPEVALVCAADALSAARPGARRETLEAYLKRLEKLEEIVKSFKGVANAYAVQAGREVRVIVNPEEISDEEAYILSKDIARKIEEEMDYPGQIKVVVIRELRRVEYAK, via the coding sequence ATGGAGCCGTTGGTTTTGATTGGTATAGCACTTGGAATTCTGGTGGGTAGTCTTGCTGTATTTCTCCTGATGAGGGGCAAGAAGGAAACTCCTCAGGGCAAGCCAATCAGCGTTGACGTGGAGAGCGAGTTGAAGAGGGCTGAGGAGGAGGCTCTGAAACTTATAAGAGAGGCTCAGCAAAAGGCTGAAGCGGCTTTGAAGGAGGCTGATGAAAAGGCTCATAGGATAATAGAACAAGCCCAGCGCGAAGCGGAGAGGCTTAGAAAGGAGCTGGAGGAAAAGAAGAGGGAGCTAAAGGAATTTGAGGAAAACCTCTTCGCAAAAGAAAGGCAGCTTGAGAGGAAATGGGAGACCATAGAGAGAAGGGAAGAGGAGATATACAGACGGGAGAAAGAGGTTAGGGAATTTGAAAGACAGGTTGAGATAAGGCGGAAGGAGATCCTTGAGCTTGAGGAGAGTCTGGCTAAGGAGCAGGAGGAGATAAGAAAGCTGAAGGAACAGGAAACTTTGGAACTCCAAAGGATAGCTTCCATGACTATGGAAGAAGCAAAGGAAGAGCTGCTAAGAAGAGTTGAAGAGCAAAGCAGGATAGAGGCGGTTAAACTGATGAAGAGAATAGAGGAGGAGGCAAAGGAGAAGGCAGAACTTGAGGCAAAGAGGGTTGTGACTACTGCCGTTCAGAGGATATCTCCCCAGATAGCCATAAACTACACAACTACCTCGGTGGAGCTTCCCAGCAACGAGTTTAAGGGTAGGATTATAGGAAGGGAAGGTAGAAATATAAGGACCTTTGAGCTCCTTACCGGTGTAGACCTGATAATAGATGACACTCCTGACGTTGTGACGATCTCTTCCTTTGACCCTTTAAGAAGAGAGATAGCAAAGGAGGCTCTTGAAAGGCTAATAGAGGACGGCAGGATACATCCTGCAAGGATTGAGGAGATAGTGGATGAGGTAAAGAAGGAGATGGATGAAAAGATAAGAAAGATGGGTGAGGAGACAGCCTTTGAGCTTGACCTTCACGATATAAATCCGGGGCTCCATTACTATATAGGGAAACTCTACTTCAGAACAAGCTACTCCCAGAACGTTCTCCTTCATTCTAAGGAGGTCGCGTACCTCGCAGGACTCATGGCTGAGGAGTTGGGACTGGATGCTAAACTGGCTAAGAGAGCTGGACTACTCCATGATATAGGTAAAGCCGTATCCCATGAGCTTGGAGGTTCCCATACGGATATAGGTGTGGAACTCTGTAAAAAGTACGGAGAGCCCGACGCTGTCATAAACGCTATAAAAGCCCACCACGAAGAGGAGCCGGTTAGGTATCCTGAGGTTGCTCTGGTGTGTGCAGCAGACGCTCTCTCCGCAGCGAGACCCGGTGCAAGAAGGGAGACCCTTGAGGCATACCTGAAGAGACTTGAAAAGCTTGAGGAGATAGTGAAATCCTTTAAGGGAGTTGCTAATGCATACGCTGTCCAGGCTGGAAGAGAGGTTAGGGTTATAGTGAATCCTGAAGAGATAAGCGATGAGGAAGCCTACATCCTTTCAAAGGATATAGCCAGGAAGATAGAGGAGGAGATGGACTATCCCGGACAGATAAAGGTAGTTGTAATTAGAGAGCTAAGACGTGTAGAGTATGCTAAATAA